The genomic window AAATCACTAATTATATCTGGATCATTTGTATCTTCTAATATCATTAAAGCTTCTTGTGGAAACTTTTTGGTAAGACTTATATACCTTTCAAATAATCCTTTAACCTTTCTAACTAAAGCTTCTAATGTTTTAGTGTTTTTATATTTTCTTTCAAGAGTTTTAATTTTAAATTTGAGCATTTTTTCTGTTTCAATAACTTCTTTTATTTCTGCTCTTTTTAAACCTTCTACTAATATTTTATATTCACCATCAGGCAATTTAGCAATTTGAACTACTCTACCAACAGTACCTACTTTATACAAATCATCTATTTTAGGATTTTCTAACTCAATATCTTTTTGAGAAACAAAAAATAATAAATTATTATGCTTTTCTAAAGATTCTTCCAAAGCATTTATAGATTTCTTTCTTCCTATTAACATAGGAAGAACAGAATTTGGAAAAATTACCAACTTAGCTCTAGTTGCTATAACAGGTAATTCCTCTGGAATACTTTCTTTAAATGATTTATCAATAAACATATCTATCGCACTTTTTTTATTTTCCATATCATCAACCTCCATTTTTATTCAAATATTAACATTTATATTATTTATTCTATTCAGAATTATGGTAGAATATAAAATTGATACGTTAAAAATGCATATATATTTTAACACATATTTTGTAATTTATTAGGTATTTAAAGTAAAGATAAAGAAAAATTAATTAGAAGCGATTATTAAAGGTGGGAATAAAATGACTCAAATGATACAAATGTTTGGTTTAAAATTATTATCAGGAAAAAAAGATGATATGTGGAATTTTATTAAAAGAAAATTAGACTCAAATGAAAAAGTTTGGGTAGTAACTCTTAATGCTTTGATGTTTTTAGAATATTTCAAAAATGATGAATATAAATATGAATTGCAAAATTCCACAATATCAATACCTGATGGCATTGGAGTTGTAAAATATTTAGAAAAATGGGGATATCACACTGAAAGATGCCCTGGAATTGATACTATGTTAAAAATATGTGAATGGCAAAACCATAAAATATTCTTATTGGGCTCTAAACCTGGAATACCTGAAAAAGCAAAAGAACATTTAGAAAAAAAATTCCCTAATATTTCTATAGTTGGAACACATCATGGTTATTTCGATGATGATAGTGAAGTAATAAATTTGATAAATAATAGTGGAGCTGAGATCTTATTCGTAGGAATGGGTGTTCCTAGACAAGAGGAGTTTATTTATAAGAATCTACATAAACTTAATGTTAAAATGGCAATGGGTGTTGGCGGAAGTATCGATGTAATTTCAGGAAAAATTTCTCGAGCTCCAAAATTATTTCAAATATTTGGATTAGAATGGTTATATAGAATGTTAAGAGAGCCAAAAAGATTTAAAAAATTCCCAGATTTAATGAATTTTTACTTTAAGGTATATCGCTCTAAAGAAACACCAATAAACTTAGAAGTAATTAATTTATAATTATATAAAAATTAAAGGCAGCCAATTGGTTGCCTTTAATTTTTATATTTTTTATGGTAAAATTATTGTAAAAAGGGGGGAAATAAATGATTCACCATTATGTTGAAGTTACAGTTAGCTATATATCAGATATTTCATACATTATGGCTATTATTGTGATATTTTTTGGCATGATCAAAGGTTTTGCGATTTTTTTAAAAGATGTATTATTTAAGAAAAAATCTGAAGAAGCCATCTGGGAAAGCCGTTTGGAATTAGGGCACTCTTTTTCCTTAGGCTTAGGATTTTTAATTGGATCAAGTATATTAAAAACTACAGTAGCTCCTACATGGAACGATATTGGACAATTAGCTACAATAATTGCTATTAGGACTACTTTAAATTATTTTTTAACGCGAGAAATCAAAGAACATAAAAAGGAAGTTAGAAATGAAGAATAAAAATAATTTAAATGAAATTATAATTTGGATGAAAGAGTTTTTAAAAGAGTCTAATAAGTCAATAATGGTTAATATAAAAAATAATAAAATACCTATAATAGACAAAAATAAATTAAATGAATTTTATACAAAATTGAAAGAAAAAAATATTAAAGTTATAACTTATTTTGATGATGAATATCCAAACAAATTAAGAAATATTTTTAATCCACCTTTAGTTTTATATATTAGAGGAAATATGGAATTGTTTAAAAAAGATAGTATAGGAATTGTTGGAGCAAGAAAATGTACAGAATATGGGAAAAATATTGCTTATTCTTTTTCTAAAAAACTTTCAAAAAAATATGTAATCATTAGTGGAATGGCATATGGAATTGATACTTATGCTCATAATGGGGCAATAAAAAATGGTACTATTGCTGTATTGGGTTGTGGAATAGATATACCTTATCCTCGTTCAAATAATAAATTGTATTATCAAATATTAGAAAATAATGGTTGTATAGTTTCTGAGTATTCTCCACGTACTCCAGTTAAACCATTTAGATTTCCTGAAAGAAATAGAATTGTAGTTGGTTTAAGCAAAAGCATTATTGTTATAGAAGCTGCTAAGAAAAGTGGATCTTTAATTACAGCAAGATTAGCCCTAGAATCCGGAAGAGATGTATATGCAATACCAGGAGATATAACTAGAATAACCTCTGAAGGAACAAATATGCTTATATATAATGGAGCTACTCCAATTATATCAGAAAATAATTTAAAAGAAATATTTAATATTTAAATAAAATTAAAGGGGGCATTGTATGATTTTAAGATCTAAATATATTTATATTTTTCTATTAATTTTACTATTTATTTTATCTTCTTGTTCTTCACAACCTAAGGTAGAACCATATGAGTATTTTGCTTCTGAAAGTAATTATACTGAAATAGTAGTTGAAGGAAAAGGTATAAGCTATGAGGATGCAGAGAGCAATGCTAGAGTTCAGGCATTACAAAATGTTGTTGGAATGAAAGTATATAATGAAACAAAAGTTAGAAATTTCAAATTAATTGATAAAACTATTCTATCTAAAACCTATGGGGTTATAAAAGGTAGTGAAATATTAGAAAAGACAGAAAAAGATGGTATTTATACTGTAAAAGTAAAATATCAAGTATCAAAAAATATTGGAGATGATGACTTTTTTTATATCCTTCAACAAATGAAAAAACCAAAAATTGGAGTAAATATTACTAATTTAACAGATGAATTAAATAAAGTAGCAGAAACCGCTATTGAATCAGAATTATCTAAATACGGATTTAATCTTTTTGATTCCGATAGGATAATTTCCGATTATAATTCGTTAGCAAATGAAGGTTTAGATGTTATTATAACTGGTCAAGTAACCTCAGAATATGCAGGTAAATATTATGGATTAGAATCTGCTAGAAGCAAAGTAGACTTAAAAGCATATTGGACTTCAACTGGAAAACTTATCGCTTCAATTAACGAAGAATCTGGTGGTTCTGATATAACAAAAAATGACGCCATAAAAGTTGCAATTAAAAAAAGTTCAACCAATGCTGGTGAAAAATTAGCTAAAGAAATATTAAAAACTTGGATGGATTATTTAGCAAATGGCATTCCTATACAAATAGTAGTATTGGATGTTACTCAAGATGAGTATAATAAAATATATAACAGATTAAAAAATATATTTAATATATATTCCTATAATTTTTCAAATGATAAAGCTACTTTTGAAATCGAATCTAACATTTTCACAGATGAAATATATTCATTGTATTTGAATGATTATAATTTAATTAGTCAAAGTATGACAAATATTGTTATAAAATAAATATTTTTTAATATAATCAGGAATAATCGATTATATTTATCAATATTTACCTTTGAAAATTAATATATTTTATTAAAAATACTTTTTTTTGTGTTATAATATTTTTGTAACAGTTTCATATAATAATTCTCAAGGGAGGGTAAAAAGATGAAAAAAGCATTAGTTTTAACATTAGTAGTATTATTTGCATTTTCTTCTATCTTTGCTGTTTCAAACAAGATAGTTGTTTGGAGTTCAGAAAAACAAGTAGATTTCATGAAAGCATTTGGTGAAAAGTTTACTAGAGATACAGGTATTTTAGTAGAAGTTCAACAAGTTAATTTTGGTGATATTAAATCAAAATTCTTAACAGCAGCTCAAGCTGGCGAAGGTCCAGATATCATCGTTGGGGCTCATGATTGGGTTGGAGAATTAGCAGAAAATGGTTTAATAGATTCCATTCCATTCTCAGCTATTGAAACAAATAAATTTGCTGAATCAGGCTTAAATGCATTTACAGTAAATGGAAAATTATATGGTGTTCCTTATGCTATTGAAGCAGTAGCATTATTATATAACAAAGATTATGTTGAAGAAGCACCAAAAACTATTGAAGAATTAAAAGCTGTTGCTGCAGAATATACAACTGATGAAACATTAGGATTTGTATATGACGCAGGAAACTTCTATTTCTCATATGGGTTCATTGCTGGTAACGGAGGATACGTATTCAATTGGACAAAAGCAAATGGATATGATGTAAGCAATATCGGATTAGATAATGAAGGTGCAATAAAAGGTGCAGAATTAATAAAATCATTCTTTGATGAAGGTTTAATTCCACAAGGTGCTAATTACGGAACAATGGATTCAATGTTTAAAGATGGTTTAGCTGCTATGATTATCAATGGTCCTTGGGCAGTAAAAGATTACATCAATTCTGGTATTGATTTTGGTGTATTACCATTAACAGAATTAGATTTAGGTAATGGACATTTTGGAAAACCTTTTGTTGGAGTTCAAGGTTTAATGATTAATGCTAGAAGTGAAAATAAAGCATTAGCAAAAGAATTTGTAATTAACTACTTAGCTACAAAAGAAGGTATATACGAATTCTATTTAGCTGATCCAAGATTGCCTGCAAGAACAGATGTTGCTGCTCTTATTGAAGAAAAAGGCGGACCTGTTCCAAAAGATATTGTTGATGCATTCGTTAAAAGTGCAGCTGGTGGAGAACCAATGCCAAATGTTCCAGAAATGGGAGCAGTGTGGGGACCAATGGGAGATGCTTTAAGTCAAATTATCAATGGTCAATTAGAACCAGCTCAAGCATTAAAAGAAGCTGTTGAAAAAATAAAAACTGCAATTAATAAATAAAAAATGGCGACTCGTAAGAGTCGTCATTTTTTATTTAACCATTATTTTTAAACCATCAAATGCAACTATAATATTGTGTTTACCATATAATTCTTCAAGTATAGAATGTTTTGGATTATGCAAATGAGAAAAATGTGTCACTATAACTTTAGTATTATCATCAATAATTCCTTCATTATACAATAATTCTTTAGTTCCCACTACTTCATCATAACCCATATGATAT from Marinitoga litoralis includes these protein-coding regions:
- a CDS encoding WecB/TagA/CpsF family glycosyltransferase → MTQMIQMFGLKLLSGKKDDMWNFIKRKLDSNEKVWVVTLNALMFLEYFKNDEYKYELQNSTISIPDGIGVVKYLEKWGYHTERCPGIDTMLKICEWQNHKIFLLGSKPGIPEKAKEHLEKKFPNISIVGTHHGYFDDDSEVINLINNSGAEILFVGMGVPRQEEFIYKNLHKLNVKMAMGVGGSIDVISGKISRAPKLFQIFGLEWLYRMLREPKRFKKFPDLMNFYFKVYRSKETPINLEVINL
- a CDS encoding DUF1622 domain-containing protein; this encodes MIHHYVEVTVSYISDISYIMAIIVIFFGMIKGFAIFLKDVLFKKKSEEAIWESRLELGHSFSLGLGFLIGSSILKTTVAPTWNDIGQLATIIAIRTTLNYFLTREIKEHKKEVRNEE
- the dprA gene encoding DNA-processing protein DprA; translated protein: MKNKNNLNEIIIWMKEFLKESNKSIMVNIKNNKIPIIDKNKLNEFYTKLKEKNIKVITYFDDEYPNKLRNIFNPPLVLYIRGNMELFKKDSIGIVGARKCTEYGKNIAYSFSKKLSKKYVIISGMAYGIDTYAHNGAIKNGTIAVLGCGIDIPYPRSNNKLYYQILENNGCIVSEYSPRTPVKPFRFPERNRIVVGLSKSIIVIEAAKKSGSLITARLALESGRDVYAIPGDITRITSEGTNMLIYNGATPIISENNLKEIFNI
- the malE gene encoding maltose/maltodextrin ABC transporter substrate-binding protein MalE; the protein is MKKALVLTLVVLFAFSSIFAVSNKIVVWSSEKQVDFMKAFGEKFTRDTGILVEVQQVNFGDIKSKFLTAAQAGEGPDIIVGAHDWVGELAENGLIDSIPFSAIETNKFAESGLNAFTVNGKLYGVPYAIEAVALLYNKDYVEEAPKTIEELKAVAAEYTTDETLGFVYDAGNFYFSYGFIAGNGGYVFNWTKANGYDVSNIGLDNEGAIKGAELIKSFFDEGLIPQGANYGTMDSMFKDGLAAMIINGPWAVKDYINSGIDFGVLPLTELDLGNGHFGKPFVGVQGLMINARSENKALAKEFVINYLATKEGIYEFYLADPRLPARTDVAALIEEKGGPVPKDIVDAFVKSAAGGEPMPNVPEMGAVWGPMGDALSQIINGQLEPAQALKEAVEKIKTAINK